A part of Verrucomicrobiia bacterium genomic DNA contains:
- a CDS encoding discoidin domain-containing protein has product MNKPKNDTALRIRNAFYRKHSMSVTNPRQLMFALGILVLGGLMAQPSHAADAPDTNTTPTVIKLPYLSAVDEAKTFKMQDGYSMELVVGDPIIQEPVAAAFDGNGRMYVAEMRSYMLDINGTNEHAKSSRISMHWSSKHNGVYDKHTVFVDNLLLPRMVLPLDDGVLVNETDSEDIWLYRDTKGTGVADKKELFYAGGKRGGNLEHQQSGLIWDRDNWIYQTVNAYRLRANGTNVLKETTPANGGQWGITQDDYGKLFVVNASDEQGPKDFQVPVIYGGLKVPSEPTQSFMQVWPLVGLADVQGGVSRFRSEDNTLNHITSCAGVEIYRGDRLPEDLKGNMIFGEPVGRLVRRAKIEVKDGITHLINPYDKSEFIRSTDANFRPVNVVTAPDGTLYIVDMYHGIIQESEWTKPGSFLRPKIQKYGLENNVGRGRIWRLRHKDFKPGPQPHMLDASPAKLVTYLTHPNGWWRDTAQKLLVLRDNKSAVPALVSMVQKNSNPLARLDALWTLEGMNAAQPDLVRGALKDADGHVRAAAIRVSESLYKRGDQSLVPDVKSLTNDPDPSVVIQVMLTANYLKWPDSTNMIQAIIASNPSEGVKELGPQIHEPRRTFNRVTSTGERRVLERGEVIYKELCFACHGQNGEGAPLQGGKPGATIAPPFARNKFATDMSDGIISVILKGLKGPVNGKTYDALMVPMENNDDEWVASVASYVRNSFGNSAPIVRPSDVYRVRNAIKEHKEPWTEEELDACVPQVITSHTGWKATASDHSASAPLALDGDINTRFTTDAPQKPGMWYQIELPQTTLITGMRLTAGSSSNDYPRDYKVQLSNDGKSWGEPVSEGRGTRATTEIGFKPAEAKFIRITQTGSVDGLSWSIHELTLYKPGAPIKAGTATPTPANKYD; this is encoded by the coding sequence GTGAATAAACCAAAAAATGATACCGCATTGCGCATTCGCAATGCTTTTTATAGAAAGCACTCTATGTCCGTGACAAACCCCCGCCAGTTAATGTTCGCCCTGGGAATTTTAGTTCTGGGCGGATTGATGGCCCAGCCCAGCCATGCGGCTGACGCGCCGGATACCAACACCACGCCGACGGTCATCAAACTGCCTTATCTTTCTGCCGTGGACGAAGCGAAGACGTTCAAGATGCAGGATGGCTATAGCATGGAATTGGTTGTCGGTGATCCCATTATCCAGGAACCAGTGGCGGCGGCATTCGACGGAAACGGGCGCATGTATGTGGCGGAGATGCGAAGCTACATGCTGGACATCAATGGCACCAATGAGCATGCGAAGAGCAGCCGGATTTCGATGCATTGGTCCAGCAAACACAACGGGGTTTACGACAAGCACACGGTCTTTGTAGATAATCTTTTGCTGCCGCGCATGGTTTTGCCATTGGACGACGGCGTTTTGGTCAACGAAACGGATTCCGAGGATATTTGGCTGTACCGCGATACTAAAGGAACTGGCGTCGCGGACAAAAAAGAACTTTTTTACGCCGGTGGAAAACGGGGCGGCAATCTGGAGCATCAACAAAGCGGCTTGATTTGGGATCGGGACAACTGGATTTACCAGACCGTCAATGCCTACCGCCTTCGCGCCAATGGAACCAATGTCCTCAAAGAAACCACCCCGGCTAATGGCGGCCAATGGGGCATTACGCAGGATGATTACGGCAAGCTGTTCGTGGTGAATGCGAGTGATGAACAGGGGCCAAAGGATTTTCAAGTGCCGGTCATCTACGGCGGGTTGAAAGTGCCGAGCGAACCCACGCAAAGTTTTATGCAAGTGTGGCCGCTGGTTGGCCTGGCGGATGTGCAAGGGGGCGTCTCGCGTTTTCGTTCAGAAGATAACACGTTGAATCATATCACCTCCTGCGCGGGAGTTGAAATCTATCGCGGAGATCGGCTGCCGGAGGATTTGAAGGGTAATATGATTTTCGGCGAACCGGTAGGCCGTCTGGTACGACGCGCGAAGATTGAAGTCAAAGATGGCATCACCCATTTAATCAACCCGTATGACAAATCGGAATTCATCCGTTCGACGGATGCCAATTTCCGTCCGGTCAACGTGGTTACGGCGCCCGATGGCACTCTTTATATCGTGGACATGTATCATGGCATCATTCAGGAGTCGGAATGGACCAAACCCGGTTCCTTCCTGCGTCCCAAGATCCAGAAATATGGGCTCGAAAATAATGTTGGACGTGGACGCATCTGGCGGTTGCGGCACAAGGATTTCAAACCCGGTCCGCAGCCGCACATGCTGGATGCTTCTCCGGCTAAATTGGTAACCTATCTGACTCATCCCAACGGCTGGTGGCGTGATACCGCTCAAAAATTACTCGTTCTGCGCGATAACAAAAGCGCCGTGCCGGCATTGGTTAGCATGGTCCAGAAGAATTCCAATCCACTCGCGCGACTGGATGCGCTTTGGACTTTGGAAGGCATGAACGCGGCCCAACCGGATTTGGTTCGCGGTGCGCTCAAGGATGCCGATGGCCACGTTCGCGCGGCGGCCATTCGCGTCAGTGAATCACTTTACAAGCGCGGCGATCAATCGCTGGTGCCGGATGTAAAATCGCTGACTAACGATCCCGATCCCAGCGTCGTCATTCAGGTCATGTTGACGGCCAATTATCTTAAATGGCCGGACTCGACCAATATGATTCAGGCCATCATCGCCTCGAATCCCTCCGAAGGCGTCAAGGAACTCGGTCCCCAAATCCATGAGCCCCGGCGTACGTTCAATCGCGTCACGTCAACGGGTGAGCGGAGAGTCCTGGAGCGCGGAGAAGTGATTTACAAGGAGCTTTGCTTCGCGTGCCACGGCCAAAATGGCGAAGGCGCTCCGTTGCAAGGCGGCAAGCCCGGCGCCACGATTGCTCCGCCTTTTGCCCGAAACAAGTTCGCCACCGACATGAGCGATGGCATCATCAGCGTGATCCTAAAAGGGTTGAAGGGACCGGTGAACGGCAAGACTTACGATGCGCTGATGGTTCCCATGGAAAATAACGACGATGAGTGGGTGGCGTCGGTCGCGTCCTATGTGCGCAATAGCTTCGGCAATTCCGCGCCGATCGTCAGGCCAAGCGATGTTTATCGCGTGCGCAACGCCATCAAAGAGCACAAGGAGCCCTGGACAGAGGAAGAATTGGATGCCTGCGTGCCCCAGGTGATAACCAGCCACACGGGTTGGAAGGCGACGGCGAGCGATCATTCCGCGAGTGCGCCGCTGGCATTGGATGGGGACATCAACACCCGATTCACCACGGATGCGCCGCAAAAGCCCGGTATGTGGTATCAAATCGAATTGCCGCAAACAACCTTGATAACCGGAATGCGTCTCACGGCGGGAAGTTCAAGCAACGATTATCCTCGCGACTACAAAGTTCAATTATCGAATGACGGAAAAAGCTGGGGCGAACCGGTTTCCGAAGGACGCGGCACTCGCGCCACGACTGAAATCGGTTTCAAACCGGCTGAAGCCAAGTTCATTCGCATCACGCAAACCGGTTCCGTGGATGGCCTTTCATGGTCTATTCACGAGTTGACGCTTTACAAACCGGGTGCGCCGATCAAAGCGGGAACAGCAACGCCCACTCCGGCGAATAAGTACGACTAG